One genomic window of Psychrobacillus sp. INOP01 includes the following:
- a CDS encoding Na+/H+ antiporter subunit E, producing MPAQFLLNLFIAFLWTTLQDEDELKMTTFFSGFIVGIFIIFLMHRFFGTQFYLRRLFSLIKLIFIFISELAQSSLLISKQILNPRWDLKPGIFTYKTELKGDWEITTLAMLLTLTPGSVVMEVNPEGDMFYIHAMDIEQSKADVLRSITKFEKAIMEVTR from the coding sequence ATGCCAGCACAGTTTTTACTAAACCTATTTATCGCATTTTTGTGGACAACATTACAGGACGAAGATGAACTAAAGATGACGACATTTTTTAGTGGCTTCATCGTAGGGATCTTCATAATTTTCTTAATGCATCGCTTTTTTGGAACTCAGTTTTATTTGAGAAGATTATTCTCCCTTATTAAGTTAATTTTCATATTTATATCAGAATTAGCTCAGTCGAGTCTACTTATAAGTAAACAAATATTAAATCCACGTTGGGACCTAAAGCCTGGAATTTTCACTTATAAAACAGAGCTAAAAGGAGACTGGGAAATTACGACTCTAGCAATGTTGTTAACGTTGACTCCTGGTTCAGTCGTGATGGAAGTAAACCCAGAAGGGGATATGTTTTATATCCATGCGATGGATATAGAACAGTCTAAAGCAGATGTATTGCGATCCATTACTAAATTTGAGAAAGCAATTATGGAGGTGACCCGCTAA
- a CDS encoding universal stress protein has product MFNKILVAIDESDMNSKVLEATLNITNNEKSNVTLVNVSKENVTTGLTYVPEDYLEEVLNELEKSSIRILEMAKTKLISAGGMSIKTIHLKGDPSHQILEYAKEHEQELIIIGSRGLSGMKELMLGSVSHKVAQLSKCPALIVH; this is encoded by the coding sequence ATGTTTAATAAAATTCTTGTCGCTATAGATGAATCCGATATGAATAGCAAAGTACTAGAAGCAACGTTGAATATTACCAATAACGAGAAATCTAATGTAACACTAGTGAATGTTAGTAAGGAAAATGTAACAACGGGTTTAACCTATGTCCCAGAGGATTATCTGGAGGAAGTATTGAATGAATTGGAAAAGTCGAGTATAAGAATACTGGAAATGGCCAAAACCAAACTAATATCTGCTGGGGGAATGTCCATAAAAACAATCCATCTTAAAGGAGACCCTTCCCATCAAATTTTAGAATATGCCAAAGAACATGAACAGGAACTTATTATCATTGGCAGCCGTGGACTTAGTGGAATGAAGGAATTAATGCTTGGTAGTGTCAGCCATAAGGTCGCTCAGTTATCAAAATGTCCCGCCTTAATTGTACATTGA
- a CDS encoding MFS transporter produces the protein MSSMDQEIKKENKGAISTVGKSAVWIMIVGIVFIAANLRAPLTSVGPIVGLIKDDMNISNTLAGMVTTLPLLAFALLSPIVPKLGQKLGVERIIFGSIVFLTVGIIIRSLSGVVALYIGTAVLGLAISVGNVLLPGLIKREFPERIGLMTGVYSISMNLFGAIASGLSVPIALGMGFGWKGALGIWGVLSFISILFWLPQMKHRNGKRDTIHNKTADSHVNLWGSALAWQVTLFMGLQSMIFYVLVAWLPEILKQQGLNSSQSGLMLSVMLLALLPFTFIVPVIAGRMSGQRSLVTITSILLLIGTFGLLYGSSKLIVLWIIALGIGGGFAFSLSMMFFGLRTRNAQQAAELSGMAQSIGYLLAAVGPTLFGFIHDATNSWTIPLLILVGASILLFIFGLGAARERYIGPAQQ, from the coding sequence ATGAGTTCAATGGACCAAGAAATTAAAAAGGAGAATAAAGGAGCCATTTCAACTGTTGGCAAATCTGCCGTTTGGATAATGATTGTTGGTATTGTATTTATTGCTGCTAACTTACGGGCCCCTTTGACCTCAGTAGGACCAATAGTTGGTCTTATCAAGGATGATATGAATATTTCAAATACACTGGCAGGAATGGTTACCACGCTGCCATTATTAGCTTTTGCGCTTCTTTCACCTATTGTACCTAAATTGGGACAAAAACTTGGGGTGGAACGAATTATTTTTGGTTCCATTGTCTTTCTGACTGTTGGTATTATTATACGTTCCCTTTCAGGGGTTGTTGCTTTATATATCGGTACGGCTGTTCTTGGTTTGGCTATCTCCGTCGGTAATGTATTGTTACCTGGCCTGATCAAACGTGAATTTCCTGAACGCATTGGCTTAATGACGGGTGTGTATTCCATTTCTATGAATTTATTTGGAGCAATAGCGTCTGGTTTAAGTGTTCCTATTGCTCTTGGAATGGGATTTGGCTGGAAAGGTGCATTGGGAATTTGGGGCGTTTTAAGCTTTATATCTATTTTATTTTGGTTACCACAGATGAAACATCGTAACGGGAAAAGGGATACCATTCATAATAAAACGGCTGACAGTCATGTGAATTTGTGGGGTTCGGCACTAGCGTGGCAAGTAACCCTGTTTATGGGACTGCAATCCATGATCTTTTATGTACTTGTTGCATGGCTGCCAGAAATTCTTAAGCAGCAGGGATTGAATTCGAGTCAGTCTGGCTTGATGCTTTCCGTTATGCTGTTAGCTCTTCTTCCTTTTACTTTCATCGTCCCGGTCATTGCAGGACGCATGTCCGGTCAACGTTCGTTAGTGACTATTACATCGATTTTACTTTTAATCGGGACGTTTGGGTTACTATACGGTAGCTCGAAATTAATCGTTTTGTGGATCATCGCTCTAGGCATAGGAGGAGGCTTCGCATTTAGCCTATCCATGATGTTTTTTGGCTTACGCACAAGGAATGCGCAACAGGCTGCGGAATTATCCGGTATGGCCCAATCGATTGGATACCTGCTTGCGGCTGTTGGCCCAACCCTATTTGGTTTTATACATGATGCAACTAATAGCTGGACGATTCCACTTTTAATACTAGTTGGTGCATCGATCCTACTCTTTATATTTGGTCTTGGTGCAGCCAGAGAGCGATATATAGGTCCTGCCCAACAGTAA
- a CDS encoding Na+/H+ antiporter subunit A — MFSINLVILIPFIAAALLPFSYRRFNKTHLGWFVLIVPIVLFVLLARLIPSVASGKTYVHTYEWIPTLDFNFTTYLDGLSMIFALLITGVGSLVILYSIFYLSSKESLQHFYCYLLLFMGAMLGVVFSDNLMVLYVFWELTSVSSFLLIAFWNHRQASRHGAQKAMLITVSGGIAMLVGFIMLHTMTGSFSIREIIASISEFSDHALFIPAMILILLGAFTKSAQFPFHIWLPDAMEAPTPVSAYLHSATMVKAGIYLVARFTPVFGADEVWFWVVSIVGMITLFWGSFNAVRQTDLKALLAFSTISQLGLIMSLLGLGSIALQFGYSADSVMYTQATFAALFHLINHSTFKGALFMVVGILDHELGTRDVRRLGGLMTFMPFTFTVALIGSLSMAGLPPFNGFLSKEMFFAATVHIMEVDIFSLPSFGIVFPVIAWIASVFTFIYCMIIVFKAFLGKPQPEKLDKPIHEAPIGMLIAPMILAALVVGIFFFPNLLGQYILQPAMSSIYPNFGDTADLTPKISAWHGVKPELLMTIGVILVGAILFKFLKLWKPIYGLFSSRFTLNALYNNLLASSVSKSNIVTNRYMNGLLRHYLIYIFVFFVLAVGGYLFYSRAFSFDISTNAPFRVYEVCLVAIMAVAALSMLFAKSRMTATLLNGVLGYSIAIFFVIFRAPDLALTQLVVESVTTALFLLAFSHLPDWKKEKLPTRTKVVNGIISIMVGLVVVLVGLSVVDFTQFETISSYFEDAYELAGGANIVNAILGDFRGFDTMLEVVVLFIAGLGVYSMIKLRAKKEDENIEDQ, encoded by the coding sequence TTGTTCTCCATAAATTTAGTGATATTAATCCCATTTATTGCAGCTGCACTCTTGCCTTTTTCATACAGGCGATTTAACAAGACTCACCTCGGTTGGTTTGTGTTAATTGTACCTATTGTTTTGTTTGTCTTACTTGCTAGGCTAATTCCCTCGGTAGCAAGTGGTAAAACTTATGTCCATACATACGAATGGATTCCCACATTAGATTTTAACTTCACAACATATTTAGATGGTCTAAGTATGATCTTTGCTCTATTAATCACAGGCGTTGGAAGTTTAGTTATTTTATATTCCATTTTTTATCTTTCATCTAAAGAATCCTTGCAGCATTTTTATTGTTATTTATTATTATTTATGGGTGCCATGCTTGGAGTTGTTTTCTCTGATAATTTAATGGTGTTATATGTTTTTTGGGAATTAACGAGTGTTTCTTCATTCCTGTTAATCGCCTTTTGGAATCATCGTCAAGCCTCCAGACACGGTGCACAAAAAGCTATGCTAATCACTGTAAGTGGTGGAATTGCTATGTTAGTTGGCTTTATCATGTTGCATACGATGACTGGTTCTTTCAGTATTCGAGAAATAATTGCAAGTATAAGTGAGTTTAGTGACCACGCTTTGTTTATACCTGCGATGATTTTAATATTGCTCGGAGCATTTACGAAGTCAGCACAATTTCCTTTCCATATTTGGCTACCAGACGCTATGGAGGCACCAACCCCTGTTAGTGCTTATTTACACTCAGCGACGATGGTGAAGGCAGGTATTTATTTGGTGGCGCGTTTCACGCCAGTTTTTGGTGCTGATGAAGTTTGGTTTTGGGTGGTAAGTATAGTTGGTATGATTACTCTATTTTGGGGTTCCTTTAATGCTGTTCGACAAACAGATTTGAAAGCATTACTGGCTTTTTCGACTATTAGTCAGCTAGGGCTTATCATGAGCTTGCTTGGTTTAGGATCGATAGCATTGCAATTTGGCTATTCAGCTGACTCAGTTATGTATACTCAAGCAACATTTGCTGCTTTATTTCACTTGATTAATCATTCAACCTTTAAAGGTGCATTGTTTATGGTCGTTGGAATTCTCGATCACGAGTTAGGAACAAGGGACGTTCGAAGACTTGGTGGATTAATGACATTCATGCCATTTACATTTACCGTCGCTTTAATAGGAAGTTTATCGATGGCCGGTTTACCACCGTTCAATGGATTTCTAAGTAAGGAAATGTTCTTTGCAGCGACTGTTCATATTATGGAAGTAGATATTTTTTCTTTACCCTCGTTCGGAATTGTCTTTCCAGTTATAGCTTGGATCGCTAGTGTCTTTACATTTATTTACTGTATGATTATCGTTTTTAAAGCATTTCTTGGCAAACCACAGCCTGAAAAATTGGATAAACCTATTCATGAAGCTCCTATTGGAATGTTAATAGCTCCAATGATTCTTGCAGCTTTAGTTGTGGGTATATTCTTCTTTCCAAATCTATTAGGTCAATATATATTACAACCAGCAATGAGTAGTATTTATCCAAATTTCGGAGATACGGCGGATTTAACTCCAAAAATTTCGGCTTGGCATGGAGTAAAACCTGAATTGCTCATGACTATAGGGGTTATTTTAGTAGGTGCTATTCTATTTAAATTCCTTAAATTGTGGAAACCAATCTATGGATTGTTTTCTTCTCGCTTCACATTGAATGCACTTTATAATAATTTATTGGCGTCCTCGGTTAGCAAATCCAATATAGTTACTAATCGCTATATGAACGGACTATTACGACATTATTTAATATATATTTTTGTATTCTTTGTATTGGCTGTAGGTGGATACTTGTTCTATTCGAGAGCGTTTTCGTTTGATATTTCAACAAATGCACCTTTCAGAGTTTATGAAGTGTGTTTAGTTGCTATTATGGCGGTTGCAGCGTTATCCATGCTATTTGCGAAGTCACGCATGACAGCGACATTGTTGAATGGAGTGTTAGGCTACTCAATTGCTATCTTTTTTGTCATTTTCCGGGCTCCAGATTTAGCCTTAACCCAGTTAGTCGTAGAATCTGTAACCACTGCATTATTCCTATTAGCTTTTTCTCATTTACCGGATTGGAAAAAGGAAAAGCTTCCAACACGAACAAAAGTAGTCAATGGAATAATATCGATTATGGTCGGATTAGTAGTTGTTTTAGTTGGATTATCAGTAGTAGATTTCACTCAATTCGAAACTATTTCTAGTTACTTTGAAGATGCTTATGAACTAGCTGGAGGAGCAAATATTGTAAATGCTATCTTGGGAGATTTCCGCGGTTTTGATACGATGCTTGAGGTGGTCGTACTATTTATAGCTGGTTTAGGTGTGTACTCGATGATTAAGCTAAGAGCAAAAAAGGAGGATGAAAACATTGAAGATCAATGA
- a CDS encoding Na+/H+ antiporter subunit G has translation MIELVAVVIIFLGSVMSVISAFGIIRLPDVYTRSHAATKSSTVAVLLSLSGAFIYFWVSENFISVRLILGILFVFLTAPVAGHLLTRAAYRSRVELTENSSDDALKEVLFPEDK, from the coding sequence ATGATTGAGCTCGTTGCTGTTGTTATCATTTTTTTAGGAAGTGTTATGAGTGTGATTAGTGCCTTCGGGATCATCCGTCTTCCAGATGTTTATACACGCTCACACGCCGCTACAAAAAGCTCAACCGTAGCAGTACTGTTGTCCCTATCTGGAGCCTTTATATATTTTTGGGTAAGTGAAAATTTTATAAGCGTACGTCTTATACTAGGTATATTATTTGTATTCTTGACTGCCCCTGTCGCAGGCCACTTGTTAACGCGAGCAGCGTATCGCTCGAGAGTCGAACTTACTGAAAATTCCTCAGATGATGCTTTAAAGGAAGTATTATTTCCAGAAGATAAATAA
- a CDS encoding universal stress protein, with product MKRVKGRMDESILVCVYYGPNGERLIRRGHKMASMLDCPLYILTVDPLPYDAFDAEKSGYIEEWKALAEELEVEEFIIRDSEKRPSPKVIKEVAHGLNITQIIIGQTAQSRWEEITKGSFMNVLLKEIPFVDFHVVSVARYIKDEEDGIFEKGVRAYLVTDGDSYKVSFTCAKNMCQEGIFFKEIGTDFDNGIFKFMHNNKMHQVHIQDNLVTDSSQVPDGCSLKKA from the coding sequence GTGAAACGCGTAAAAGGTCGAATGGATGAGAGTATACTTGTCTGCGTATACTACGGACCAAATGGAGAGCGACTAATTAGAAGAGGACATAAAATGGCAAGCATGTTAGATTGTCCACTTTATATACTAACAGTTGATCCACTACCATATGATGCATTCGATGCTGAGAAATCTGGGTATATTGAAGAATGGAAAGCTTTAGCAGAAGAGCTGGAGGTTGAGGAGTTTATCATTCGTGATAGCGAAAAACGTCCTTCTCCAAAAGTTATTAAAGAAGTAGCCCACGGTTTAAATATAACCCAAATTATTATAGGACAAACTGCACAAAGTAGATGGGAAGAAATAACAAAAGGATCCTTCATGAATGTCTTATTAAAAGAAATTCCTTTCGTAGACTTCCACGTTGTTTCGGTTGCTCGTTACATTAAAGATGAAGAAGACGGCATTTTCGAAAAAGGTGTCCGTGCTTATTTAGTGACAGACGGAGACTCCTATAAAGTTTCCTTCACTTGTGCAAAGAACATGTGCCAAGAAGGTATATTCTTCAAAGAAATTGGAACTGATTTTGATAATGGTATATTCAAATTTATGCATAACAATAAAATGCATCAAGTTCATATTCAAGATAATCTAGTTACTGATTCATCTCAAGTTCCAGATGGGTGTAGCTTAAAAAAAGCATAG
- a CDS encoding Na(+)/H(+) antiporter subunit F1, protein MIEKILLVSLTLFAISIAIALFRIIKGPSMPDRAVALDMIGVNLISMIAIISIVLKTKAFLEAILILGILAFISTIAISKYIERGAIIEHKSDD, encoded by the coding sequence ATGATTGAAAAAATACTGTTGGTTTCCCTAACATTATTTGCTATATCTATTGCAATTGCTCTTTTTCGTATCATTAAAGGTCCTTCTATGCCGGATCGAGCAGTAGCTTTAGACATGATTGGTGTAAATCTCATATCAATGATTGCTATTATTTCGATTGTCTTAAAAACAAAGGCATTTTTAGAAGCTATTCTTATACTTGGTATACTTGCTTTTATCAGTACAATTGCCATTTCCAAGTATATTGAAAGGGGGGCTATTATTGAGCATAAGTCAGATGATTGA
- a CDS encoding Na(+)/H(+) antiporter subunit B — MKINDVILRTISRIVVFIILTFGVYLFLSGHNTPGGGFIGGLVLASAIVLLYLSTDIETVKKSLPLDFKYVAALGVLLATSTGFGSILFGVPFMSQTFAYFDLPVFGLTELTTVTIFEAGVALTVVGVLVTIILSISEDGG; from the coding sequence TTGAAGATCAATGATGTCATACTCCGAACAATTAGTAGGATTGTTGTATTTATCATTTTGACATTTGGTGTGTATTTATTTCTTTCGGGTCATAATACACCCGGTGGGGGATTTATCGGTGGATTAGTTCTGGCAAGTGCAATTGTATTGCTATATTTGTCTACAGATATTGAAACGGTCAAAAAGAGTCTTCCGCTAGATTTTAAATATGTTGCAGCGCTTGGCGTATTATTAGCTACATCCACAGGCTTTGGATCCATTTTGTTTGGCGTTCCATTTATGTCTCAAACATTTGCCTATTTTGATTTGCCGGTTTTCGGGTTAACAGAACTAACGACGGTGACTATATTTGAAGCGGGTGTAGCCTTAACGGTTGTAGGTGTACTAGTAACGATTATTTTAAGCATTAGTGAGGATGGTGGATAA
- a CDS encoding GNAT family N-acetyltransferase: MVRRNHMKITQQWNQEDSDYIRKKVIEHNLGKLPEEVKHPIKNISFILRNEDELILGGITGTIFWYHLHIDFLWVDESLRGNGYGKQLLDNIEQIARENNCNLIQLDTFSFQAPNFYQKYGYDVIGVIEDHPNKNNQQYYLVKKINY; this comes from the coding sequence ATAGTTAGGAGAAATCATATGAAAATAACTCAGCAATGGAATCAAGAGGACAGTGATTATATTCGGAAAAAGGTAATTGAACACAATCTCGGGAAACTACCAGAGGAAGTTAAACACCCTATCAAAAATATTAGTTTTATACTTAGAAATGAAGACGAGTTAATATTAGGAGGTATCACAGGTACAATTTTTTGGTATCACTTACATATAGATTTCTTATGGGTTGATGAATCTTTAAGAGGAAATGGATATGGCAAACAGTTATTAGATAATATAGAGCAAATAGCAAGAGAGAATAATTGTAACCTCATTCAACTGGATACATTTAGTTTTCAAGCCCCAAATTTCTATCAAAAGTACGGTTATGATGTAATTGGCGTAATAGAAGATCACCCTAACAAGAACAATCAGCAGTATTACCTCGTAAAAAAAATTAATTATTAA
- a CDS encoding Na+/H+ antiporter subunit D — translation MNNLIVLPLILPIMVGIVLVFLRPYVKLQRAISLITMIGIAGISVIILNRVQTDGIIRLDFGGWEPPFGILFVADSFAMLLVLTASLVTAICLIHAFSSIGERHEKMYFYPFVLFLVAGVNGSFLTGDLFNLFVCFEVMLLASYVLVTLGGTKPQLREAIKYVVINILASWFFLVALAYLYGTVGTLNMAHISERVAEEGQGPLLTTISILFLIVFSLKAGLLLFYWLPGSYSVPPTAVAALFGALLTKVGIYALFRTFTLIFYHELLISHTLIGIMAGITLIVGCMGAIAFKDIRLIVSYNVVIAVGFILIGLAVGTETSIAGSIYYLIHDMFAKAMLFLLAGTMIYLTGKSKIDEMSGLIRNYPLFGWMFFLVTCSLAGIPPLSGFVGKILVGQGAIESGSYVLLALAFISSIVVLYSLLRIFLNTIFGETIISFEEEKPMKMGMIIPIVLLGIATVSLGLGAEFISDYVTDAAHTLSNPSVYIDAVMGGNK, via the coding sequence ATGAATAATTTAATTGTTTTACCGTTGATCCTTCCTATTATGGTTGGTATTGTATTGGTATTTTTACGACCATATGTGAAGTTACAGCGTGCCATTAGCTTAATAACAATGATTGGTATAGCGGGGATAAGCGTAATTATTTTAAATAGAGTTCAGACAGATGGGATTATACGATTGGACTTCGGAGGATGGGAGCCTCCATTCGGAATTCTGTTTGTCGCAGATTCCTTTGCGATGTTACTTGTCCTTACGGCAAGTTTAGTTACTGCTATCTGTCTAATTCATGCATTTTCTTCGATTGGAGAAAGACATGAGAAAATGTACTTCTACCCTTTTGTGTTATTTTTAGTTGCGGGAGTTAATGGGTCTTTTTTGACGGGAGATCTATTTAACCTGTTTGTCTGTTTTGAAGTAATGTTATTAGCCTCTTATGTATTAGTCACGTTAGGGGGGACCAAGCCCCAACTGAGAGAAGCGATAAAATACGTTGTCATTAATATTCTTGCTTCTTGGTTCTTCTTAGTAGCACTTGCCTATTTGTATGGTACTGTAGGTACTTTAAATATGGCTCATATTTCAGAAAGAGTAGCGGAGGAAGGACAAGGACCTTTACTCACCACAATAAGTATTTTGTTTTTAATAGTATTTAGTTTAAAAGCCGGATTGTTGCTATTCTATTGGCTTCCTGGATCCTATTCTGTGCCACCAACTGCGGTTGCCGCATTATTTGGTGCTTTACTAACAAAGGTTGGAATATATGCACTTTTCCGGACATTTACGCTCATATTCTACCACGAGCTACTAATATCCCACACATTAATCGGGATAATGGCGGGAATCACGCTAATTGTCGGATGTATGGGGGCCATTGCTTTTAAGGATATTCGGTTAATCGTTTCTTATAATGTCGTAATAGCTGTTGGCTTTATATTAATCGGTCTGGCTGTTGGAACTGAAACGTCTATTGCTGGTTCTATATACTACTTAATTCATGACATGTTTGCAAAAGCTATGTTATTTTTACTAGCTGGTACGATGATTTACTTAACTGGTAAATCAAAAATAGATGAAATGAGTGGACTAATTAGAAATTATCCTCTATTTGGATGGATGTTCTTCCTGGTCACCTGTTCATTGGCAGGTATCCCACCGTTAAGTGGATTTGTAGGGAAAATATTAGTTGGACAAGGTGCTATAGAATCAGGTTCTTACGTATTACTAGCATTGGCTTTTATCTCCAGTATTGTTGTGCTATATTCGCTTCTTCGGATTTTCTTAAATACTATATTTGGGGAAACTATTATTAGTTTTGAAGAAGAAAAACCTATGAAAATGGGAATGATTATACCAATTGTTTTGTTGGGAATTGCAACGGTTTCATTAGGACTTGGAGCAGAGTTTATATCCGACTATGTTACGGACGCAGCTCATACTCTTTCTAATCCATCGGTGTATATTGATGCAGTAATGGGAGGAAATAAGTGA
- a CDS encoding Na(+)/H(+) antiporter subunit C: METLIIMLIGILVAVATYLILSRNIIRIILGTAVFSHAVHLLILTMGNLKQGNVPLLKEADAPYTDALPQALILTAIVISFAVTAFILVLAYRTYQDVGTDDLDELRGAKDE, translated from the coding sequence ATGGAAACATTGATCATCATGTTAATAGGGATTTTAGTTGCTGTTGCCACGTATCTAATCCTCTCTAGAAATATAATTCGAATAATTTTAGGAACTGCTGTATTTTCACATGCAGTACATTTGCTCATATTAACAATGGGGAACTTAAAGCAAGGGAATGTTCCTTTATTAAAGGAAGCAGATGCACCTTATACAGATGCACTACCACAAGCACTAATATTAACTGCTATCGTGATTAGCTTCGCAGTAACAGCTTTCATACTTGTACTAGCCTACCGTACTTATCAGGATGTTGGTACGGATGATCTCGATGAATTGAGAGGGGCAAAAGATGAATAA
- the brnQ gene encoding branched-chain amino acid transport system II carrier protein, whose product MKTKLSFSNHLVIGVMLFALFFGAGNLIFPASLGQNAGTQVWIAVIGFLLTGIGLPFLGTLAMGFSGSKNLQELSSRVHPVFAVIFTSVLYLTIGPFFALPRTGAVSFEIGILPFMNQDYAQLGLLVFTIVFFGITLLLSLNPSKIVDNVGKYLSPGIIIGLFFLLLFVIIKPMGDFQEPQGNYVTNAFMTGFTEGYNTMDALASLVFGIIVIQAIRSMGVTSTKGILVATAKSGGIAILFLGIIYAGIAYLGATSVNLFGLFDNGGPVLSAASGHYFGSFGAILLSVIIFLACLTTSIGLTTACGEYFHTLMPKISYKAFVIFFSVFTCIIANFGLSNIITYSIPVLMLLYPLAIVLIFLTFLSPLFNHARIVYVSVMFVTFLISIVDGLKALCGSLEIEYFSWLKPIVSFYENVLPFYSVGLGWLMPFVIVTLVTGIIARFEKTDIKSV is encoded by the coding sequence ATGAAGACTAAATTATCATTCTCTAATCATTTAGTGATTGGAGTTATGCTATTTGCATTATTTTTTGGTGCTGGGAATTTAATCTTTCCAGCGAGTTTAGGACAAAATGCAGGGACACAAGTTTGGATAGCGGTCATTGGTTTTTTACTAACAGGAATTGGGTTGCCGTTTTTAGGTACTCTTGCGATGGGATTCTCAGGTAGTAAAAATTTACAAGAGCTTTCTAGTAGAGTACATCCTGTCTTTGCGGTAATCTTTACTTCTGTGCTTTACTTAACAATAGGACCATTTTTTGCTTTACCAAGAACAGGAGCCGTTTCATTTGAAATTGGAATTCTGCCATTTATGAATCAAGACTATGCACAACTTGGTTTGTTAGTATTTACAATTGTTTTCTTCGGAATCACGTTATTGCTATCATTGAATCCATCTAAAATTGTAGATAATGTTGGGAAATACCTTTCTCCCGGAATTATAATAGGATTATTTTTCTTATTACTCTTTGTAATTATTAAGCCAATGGGTGATTTTCAAGAACCGCAAGGTAACTATGTAACGAATGCTTTTATGACTGGATTTACGGAAGGTTATAATACGATGGATGCATTGGCATCCTTAGTATTTGGTATTATCGTTATTCAAGCAATTCGTTCCATGGGAGTAACATCTACTAAAGGAATTCTAGTTGCTACAGCGAAATCAGGTGGGATAGCAATCTTGTTTTTAGGTATAATTTATGCTGGGATTGCTTACTTAGGCGCGACTAGTGTGAACCTATTTGGTCTATTTGACAATGGGGGACCTGTATTAAGTGCTGCATCGGGGCATTATTTCGGATCATTTGGAGCAATTCTTCTATCTGTTATCATTTTCTTGGCGTGTCTAACGACGAGTATTGGTTTAACTACTGCATGTGGTGAGTACTTCCACACGTTAATGCCAAAGATTAGTTATAAAGCATTTGTCATTTTCTTTAGTGTATTCACATGTATCATTGCAAACTTTGGATTGTCTAATATTATTACATATTCCATTCCAGTATTAATGTTATTATACCCATTAGCGATTGTATTGATATTCTTAACCTTCTTATCACCATTGTTTAATCACGCAAGAATAGTTTACGTTAGTGTAATGTTCGTAACGTTCTTAATAAGTATTGTGGATGGATTAAAAGCTCTTTGTGGATCGTTAGAAATTGAGTATTTTAGCTGGCTAAAGCCAATCGTAAGTTTTTATGAGAACGTATTGCCGTTTTATAGTGTAGGTTTAGGATGGTTAATGCCTTTCGTAATAGTAACGCTAGTGACAGGAATCATTGCGAGATTTGAAAAAACGGACATAAAGTCAGTGTAA
- a CDS encoding AbrB/MazE/SpoVT family DNA-binding domain-containing protein, whose amino-acid sequence MTDLKKVKLSKQRQIIIPKVYFDELQLQEEVTIEMMDSGLLIKPVRKLPDGFAEQLLESLMTKGLSGQELLEKYKEASSNFGWTTFQAENKDDTI is encoded by the coding sequence ATGACTGACTTAAAAAAAGTAAAACTTTCAAAGCAGCGACAGATCATAATTCCGAAAGTTTACTTTGACGAACTGCAGTTGCAGGAAGAAGTCACCATCGAAATGATGGACAGTGGACTATTAATTAAACCTGTTCGTAAATTGCCTGATGGTTTTGCCGAGCAATTATTGGAAAGCCTAATGACAAAAGGGTTAAGTGGACAGGAATTGTTGGAGAAGTATAAAGAAGCATCGAGTAACTTCGGTTGGACAACTTTTCAAGCTGAAAATAAAGACGATACGATCTAA